Proteins from a genomic interval of Lysobacter arenosi:
- a CDS encoding CDP-glycerol glycerophosphotransferase family protein → MMADYLLFASERYALPILQPLAQALQAAGHGVHAWFVDGAAGAELPAPVRMIGLHEAVALKPRAVFSAANWVPPFVSGAKVQLFHGFNVEKRSDERGHFRVRGLFDLYCTQGPATTAPFRALAAQAGHFAVVETGWPKLDPLFRDDEGASAALRAPAGSRPVVMFASTFTERLSAAPHLFDAIAAEVARGDRYWLLTLHPKCPPELFARYRSLAGANAAFFETEQLVAAQRAADVLLADTTSVVSEFVVQRKPVVTFRNRAPKPHMLDFDDPAQLPQMLERAFAPEPSLLAALSAYADSIHPYRDGRSSTRVIAATEALLNGELGTLRRKPLSSWWRALQIRRELGYWRP, encoded by the coding sequence TTGATGGCCGATTACCTGTTGTTCGCGAGCGAACGCTATGCGCTGCCCATCCTGCAACCGCTGGCGCAGGCGCTGCAAGCAGCGGGGCACGGCGTACACGCCTGGTTCGTCGACGGCGCCGCCGGCGCCGAACTGCCGGCGCCGGTGCGAATGATAGGCCTGCACGAGGCGGTCGCGCTGAAACCGCGCGCGGTGTTCAGCGCCGCCAACTGGGTGCCGCCCTTCGTTTCCGGCGCCAAGGTGCAGCTGTTCCATGGCTTCAATGTCGAGAAGCGCTCGGACGAGCGCGGCCATTTCCGCGTGCGCGGGCTGTTCGACCTGTACTGCACGCAGGGTCCGGCGACGACGGCGCCGTTCCGGGCGCTGGCGGCGCAGGCCGGGCACTTCGCCGTGGTCGAGACCGGCTGGCCCAAGCTCGATCCGCTGTTCCGCGATGACGAAGGTGCCTCGGCGGCCCTGCGCGCGCCGGCAGGTTCGCGACCGGTGGTGATGTTCGCCTCCACTTTCACCGAACGCCTGAGCGCGGCCCCGCACCTGTTCGACGCGATCGCCGCGGAAGTGGCCAGGGGCGACCGCTACTGGCTGCTGACCCTGCATCCCAAGTGCCCGCCGGAACTGTTCGCGCGCTATCGCTCGCTGGCCGGTGCCAATGCGGCGTTCTTCGAAACCGAGCAGCTGGTCGCCGCGCAGCGCGCCGCCGACGTGCTGCTGGCCGACACGACCTCGGTGGTGTCGGAGTTCGTCGTGCAGCGCAAGCCGGTGGTGACTTTCCGCAATCGCGCGCCCAAGCCGCACATGCTCGACTTCGACGACCCGGCACAGCTGCCGCAGATGCTCGAGCGCGCCTTCGCGCCGGAGCCGTCGCTGCTCGCCGCGTTGTCGGCCTACGCCGATTCGATCCATCCCTACCGCGACGGCCGCTCGTCCACGCGCGTGATCGCCGCGACCGAGGCGCTGCTCAACGGCGAGCTCGGCACGCTGCGGCGCAAGCCGCTGTCATCGTGGTGGCGCGCGCTGCAGATCCGCCGCGAGCTGGGCTACTGGCGACCCTGA
- the rpoD gene encoding RNA polymerase sigma factor RpoD, producing the protein MANERQPPSSDIKQLISKGLEQGYLTYAEVNDHLPDDLVDAEQIEDIIGMINGMGIEVHEVAPDAETLLLADGGTGNREVDDTAAEEAAAALTALDGEGGRTTDPVRMYMREMGTVELLTREGEIAIAKRIEEGLGQVQASLGIFPATIASILEDYEQHKAGKKRLAEIIVGFNDHLDDVPEPPAPVVVVDPDAEVDDDEEEAPVAEEAEEVVSGPDPVEVAARMEALADHYNKFLKAHAKHGAGHKTALKLREDMAAVFVTFKLPLPLTDVLVRNLREVVNKIKDHERRILDLSTRVAKMPRKDFIRAWEGNQTNLEWVDELLKRKQKWSSGLRDVKDQIISEQEATISVETASLLTLADIKDISRQMAYGEAKARKAKKEMVEANLRLVISIAKKYTNRGLQFLDLIQEGNIGLMKAVDKFEFRRGFKFSTYATWWIRQAITRSIADQARTIRIPVHMIETINKLNRISRQMLQQYGREATPEELAKEMDMPEDKIRKVMKIAKEPISMETPIGDDEDSHLGDFIEDTNIESPVEATTNINLTETVRDVLAGLTPREAKVLRMRFGIDMNTDHTLEEVGKQFDVTRERIRQIEAKALRKLRHPSRSEQLRSFLDID; encoded by the coding sequence ATGGCCAACGAACGTCAGCCCCCCTCCTCCGATATCAAGCAGTTGATCAGCAAGGGCCTGGAGCAGGGCTACCTGACCTATGCCGAGGTCAACGATCACCTGCCCGACGACCTCGTCGATGCCGAGCAGATCGAAGACATCATCGGCATGATCAACGGCATGGGTATCGAGGTCCACGAAGTGGCCCCCGATGCCGAAACCCTGCTGCTCGCAGACGGCGGCACGGGCAACCGTGAAGTCGACGACACCGCCGCCGAAGAAGCTGCCGCAGCGCTGACCGCGCTCGACGGCGAAGGCGGTCGCACCACCGACCCGGTGCGCATGTACATGCGCGAAATGGGTACGGTCGAACTGCTTACCCGCGAAGGCGAAATCGCCATCGCCAAGCGCATCGAGGAAGGCCTGGGCCAGGTCCAGGCATCGCTGGGTATCTTCCCGGCGACCATCGCCTCGATTCTCGAAGACTACGAGCAGCACAAGGCGGGCAAGAAGCGCCTGGCTGAGATCATCGTCGGCTTCAACGATCACCTCGACGACGTGCCGGAACCGCCCGCGCCGGTCGTGGTGGTGGATCCCGACGCCGAAGTCGATGACGACGAGGAAGAAGCGCCCGTCGCCGAGGAAGCCGAAGAGGTCGTCAGCGGCCCGGATCCGGTCGAGGTCGCCGCGCGCATGGAAGCGTTGGCCGACCACTACAACAAGTTCCTCAAGGCACATGCCAAGCACGGTGCCGGCCACAAGACCGCGCTGAAGCTGCGCGAGGACATGGCCGCGGTGTTCGTCACCTTCAAGCTGCCGCTGCCGCTGACCGACGTGCTGGTGCGCAACCTGCGCGAGGTCGTCAACAAGATCAAGGACCACGAGCGTCGCATCCTCGACCTGTCCACGCGCGTCGCCAAGATGCCGCGCAAGGACTTCATCCGCGCCTGGGAAGGCAACCAGACCAATCTGGAGTGGGTGGACGAGCTGCTCAAGCGCAAGCAGAAGTGGTCGTCGGGCCTGCGTGACGTCAAGGACCAGATCATCTCCGAGCAGGAAGCCACGATCTCGGTCGAGACCGCATCGCTGCTGACCCTGGCCGACATCAAGGACATCTCCCGCCAGATGGCCTATGGCGAAGCCAAGGCGCGCAAGGCCAAGAAGGAAATGGTCGAGGCCAACCTGCGCCTGGTGATCTCGATCGCCAAGAAGTACACCAACCGCGGCCTGCAGTTCCTCGACCTGATCCAGGAAGGCAACATCGGCCTGATGAAGGCGGTCGACAAGTTCGAGTTCCGCCGCGGCTTCAAGTTCTCGACCTATGCGACCTGGTGGATCCGCCAGGCGATCACCCGCTCGATCGCCGACCAGGCGCGCACCATCCGTATCCCGGTGCACATGATCGAGACGATCAACAAGCTCAACCGCATCAGCCGCCAGATGCTGCAGCAGTACGGCCGCGAAGCGACTCCGGAAGAGCTGGCGAAAGAAATGGACATGCCGGAGGACAAGATCCGGAAGGTCATGAAGATCGCCAAGGAACCGATCTCGATGGAAACCCCGATCGGCGACGACGAGGATTCGCATCTGGGCGATTTCATCGAGGACACGAACATCGAGTCCCCGGTCGAGGCCACCACCAACATCAACCTGACCGAGACGGTCCGCGACGTGCTCGCCGGCCTGACCCCGAGGGAAGCCAAGGTGCTGCGCATGCGCTTCGGCATCGACATGAACACCGACCACACCCTCGAGGAAGTCGGCAAGCAGTTCGATGTCACCCGCGAGCGCATTCGCCAGATCGAAGCCAAGGCGCTGCGCAAGCTGCGTCACCCGAGCCGTTCGGAACAGCTGCGCAGCTTCCTCGACATCGATTGA
- a CDS encoding glycoside hydrolase family 47 protein, producing MNLRPLLLSVLLFPTVGVAAPPSPKKPATPPVLTQAQAAQSAERVKAEFLHAWRGYRQHAWGHDGLKPLSNAPHDWYGQSLLMTPVDALDTMILMGLDDEARDARELIATQLSFDKDIDVKHFEIVIRLLGGLLSGYQLSGDERLLKQAEDLGTRLLPAFDSPTGLPYVYVNLRTGKAHGNDSNPAESGTLLLEYGTLSKLTGNPVFYEKAKRALVATYERRSKIGLVGERFDVENGKWTQPRSHVGARIDSYYEYLWKCWKLFGDRDCLAMWKTSIAAANRYYPEEVNGALWVGHVDMNTGKRVGSLYGALDAFYPGLLAYSGDVDRARRLQASSFAMWRVHGIEPEQYDYRKGEVTHPRYPLRPEIIESAWYLHRLTGDKQYQAMGQEMFEDFVRYTRTDSGFATLKSVVTKEKEDDMESFVLAETFKYFYLLFAPAQTLDPGKVVLNTEAHPLRKTWK from the coding sequence ATGAACCTTCGTCCCCTGCTTCTGAGTGTCCTGTTGTTCCCCACGGTCGGCGTCGCGGCTCCTCCCTCCCCGAAGAAACCCGCGACGCCGCCCGTACTTACCCAGGCGCAGGCCGCGCAGAGCGCCGAGCGCGTCAAGGCCGAGTTCCTGCACGCATGGCGCGGCTACCGCCAGCACGCCTGGGGCCATGACGGCCTCAAGCCGCTGAGCAACGCGCCGCACGACTGGTACGGCCAGTCGCTGCTGATGACGCCGGTCGACGCGCTCGACACGATGATCCTGATGGGCCTGGACGACGAAGCCCGCGACGCACGCGAGCTGATCGCCACGCAGCTGTCGTTCGACAAGGACATCGACGTCAAGCACTTCGAGATCGTGATCCGCCTGCTCGGCGGCCTGCTCTCGGGCTACCAGCTCAGCGGCGACGAGCGCCTGCTCAAGCAGGCCGAGGACCTCGGCACGCGCCTGCTGCCGGCGTTCGATTCGCCGACCGGCCTGCCCTACGTCTACGTCAACCTGCGCACCGGCAAGGCCCACGGCAACGACAGCAACCCGGCCGAGTCGGGCACGTTGCTGCTCGAGTACGGCACGCTCAGCAAGCTCACCGGCAACCCGGTGTTCTACGAGAAGGCCAAGCGTGCGCTGGTCGCCACCTACGAGCGTCGCTCGAAGATCGGCCTGGTCGGCGAGCGCTTCGACGTCGAGAACGGCAAGTGGACGCAGCCGCGCAGCCATGTCGGCGCCCGCATCGACTCGTACTACGAGTACCTGTGGAAGTGCTGGAAGCTGTTCGGCGACCGCGACTGCCTGGCGATGTGGAAGACCAGCATCGCCGCGGCCAATCGTTACTACCCGGAAGAGGTCAACGGCGCGCTGTGGGTCGGCCACGTCGACATGAACACCGGCAAGCGCGTTGGCAGCCTGTATGGCGCACTCGATGCGTTCTACCCGGGACTTCTGGCGTACTCGGGCGACGTCGATCGCGCGCGCCGCTTGCAGGCATCGTCGTTCGCGATGTGGCGCGTGCACGGCATCGAGCCGGAGCAGTACGACTACCGCAAGGGTGAGGTCACGCACCCGCGCTACCCGCTGCGCCCGGAGATCATCGAATCGGCGTGGTACCTGCACCGCCTGACCGGCGACAAGCAGTACCAGGCGATGGGCCAAGAAATGTTCGAGGACTTCGTCCGCTACACGCGCACCGACTCCGGCTTCGCCACGCTCAAGAGCGTGGTGACCAAGGAGAAGGAAGACGACATGGAGAGCTTCGTGCTGGCCGAGACGTTCAAGTATTTCTACCTGCTGTTCGCGCCAGCGCAGACGCTCGATCCGGGCAAGGTGGTCCTCAACACCGAGGCGCATCCGCTGCGGAAGACCTGGAAGTAG
- the dtd gene encoding D-aminoacyl-tRNA deacylase yields the protein MLALIQRVTEAAVRVEGETVGAIGPGLLALVGVEPGDGEAQAQRMAERLLGYRVFADEAGRMNLGLADTGGGLLLVSQFTLAADTRSGMRPGFSTAAAPGLAEPLFSRLVEICRQKHTGGLETGRFGAHMVISLVNDGPVTFLLRS from the coding sequence ATGCTGGCCCTGATCCAACGCGTGACCGAGGCGGCCGTCCGGGTCGAAGGCGAAACTGTCGGTGCGATCGGCCCCGGCCTGCTGGCCCTGGTGGGCGTGGAGCCGGGCGATGGCGAAGCCCAGGCGCAGCGGATGGCCGAACGTCTGCTCGGATACCGTGTATTTGCCGACGAGGCCGGCCGAATGAATCTCGGTCTGGCGGACACCGGTGGCGGGTTGCTGCTGGTCAGCCAGTTCACCCTGGCGGCCGATACCCGCAGCGGCATGCGTCCGGGCTTCAGTACCGCCGCCGCGCCCGGGCTGGCTGAACCTTTGTTCAGCAGGCTGGTCGAAATTTGCAGGCAAAAACACACAGGGGGGCTGGAAACGGGGCGCTTCGGTGCCCATATGGTGATCAGCCTGGTCAACGACGGCCCGGTCACCTTCCTTCTCCGTTCCTGA
- a CDS encoding carbohydrate kinase family protein yields the protein MSATQGRTAIACFGEALIDFLAVPAVAGQPRQFAEYAGGAPANVAAAVARLGGNARFVGMLGADMFGEFLMSQLRAMGVDTSYTVHTSAARTALAFVSLDADGERSFSFYRPPAADLLFREEHFDPACFDDAAVLHVCSNSLTEADIADTTLAGMRLAREAGAMVSMDLNLRPSLWPEGVDPAPRLWDALAQADLVKLCRSEADFLIRRAGDEKAMLRRLWQGHAKCVLITDGSQPVRWFTRDADGVAPTFAVTVIDTTAAGDAFVGALLHRLVERGAGVDSLVTLLDDRVALTDALRHAAAGGALATTRHGAFAAMPGRDDLDQLLRPISRTEP from the coding sequence ATGAGCGCGACGCAGGGCCGCACCGCGATCGCCTGCTTCGGCGAGGCGCTGATCGATTTCCTCGCGGTGCCGGCGGTGGCTGGGCAGCCGCGCCAGTTCGCCGAGTACGCCGGCGGTGCTCCGGCCAATGTCGCCGCCGCCGTGGCGCGGCTGGGCGGCAACGCGCGCTTCGTCGGCATGCTCGGCGCGGACATGTTCGGCGAGTTCCTGATGTCGCAGCTGCGCGCGATGGGCGTCGACACGAGTTACACCGTGCACACGTCGGCGGCGCGCACGGCCCTGGCGTTCGTATCGCTGGACGCAGACGGCGAACGCAGCTTCAGCTTCTACCGCCCGCCGGCGGCCGACCTGCTGTTCCGCGAAGAACACTTCGATCCGGCCTGCTTCGACGACGCGGCCGTGCTGCACGTGTGCTCCAACAGCCTCACCGAGGCGGACATCGCCGACACCACGCTCGCCGGCATGCGCCTGGCGCGCGAGGCCGGCGCGATGGTCAGCATGGACCTGAACCTGCGTCCGTCGCTGTGGCCGGAAGGCGTCGACCCGGCGCCACGCCTGTGGGATGCACTCGCGCAGGCAGACCTGGTGAAGCTGTGCCGCAGCGAGGCCGACTTCCTGATCCGCCGCGCCGGCGACGAGAAGGCGATGTTGCGCCGCCTGTGGCAGGGGCATGCCAAGTGCGTCCTCATCACCGACGGCAGCCAGCCGGTGCGCTGGTTCACGCGCGATGCCGATGGCGTGGCGCCGACTTTCGCCGTCACGGTGATCGACACCACGGCGGCCGGTGACGCCTTCGTCGGCGCGCTGCTGCATCGCCTGGTCGAACGCGGTGCCGGCGTCGACTCGCTGGTGACGCTGCTCGACGACCGCGTCGCACTCACCGATGCACTCCGGCACGCCGCGGCCGGCGGCGCGCTGGCGACCACGCGCCACGGCGCGTTCGCGGCGATGCCCGGCCGCGACGACCTCGATCAACTGCTGCGCCCCATTTCACGGACGGAACCATGA
- a CDS encoding AGE family epimerase/isomerase — MSRIPPSSPDYRSQDFLRSHIAETMAFYHPRAIDPQGGFFHYFRDDGSVYDASHRHLVSSTRFVFNYAMAAREFGNAEYLDVARHGLRYLREVHRDPRSGGYAWTIRDGVAEDRTNHCYGVAFVLLAYSTALKAGISEAAPWMDETWDLLESRYWESAHGLYLDEADADWNFSGYRGQNANMHMCEAMLAAFEASGQSRYLERALMLADHMTRRQAAHAGGLVWEHYDRDWNIDWDYHRDDPKHLFRPWGFQPGHQTEWSKLLLILDGHLRKRGVFAPWLRERAAHLFDTACAASWDSRQGGLFYGFSPEAGYPVCDHDKYFWVQAESLAAAARLAQASGDARYWDWYQRLWDYSWRFFIDHEHGAWYRILDRNNRKYSDEKSPAGKTDYHTMGACYDVLHLLRAHAPEPVV, encoded by the coding sequence ATGAGCCGCATCCCCCCTTCATCGCCTGACTACCGCAGCCAGGACTTCCTGCGTTCGCACATCGCCGAGACGATGGCGTTCTACCACCCGCGCGCGATCGATCCACAGGGCGGTTTCTTCCACTACTTCCGCGACGACGGCAGCGTCTACGATGCCTCCCACCGGCATCTGGTCAGCAGCACGCGCTTCGTCTTCAACTACGCGATGGCAGCGCGCGAGTTCGGCAATGCCGAGTACCTGGACGTGGCCCGCCATGGCCTGCGCTACCTGCGCGAAGTCCACCGCGACCCGCGCAGCGGCGGTTATGCCTGGACCATCCGCGACGGCGTCGCCGAGGACCGCACCAACCACTGCTACGGCGTCGCCTTCGTGCTGCTTGCCTACTCCACCGCGCTCAAGGCCGGCATCAGCGAGGCCGCGCCGTGGATGGACGAGACCTGGGATCTGCTGGAATCGCGCTACTGGGAATCGGCGCACGGGCTCTACCTCGACGAGGCCGACGCCGACTGGAACTTCTCCGGTTACCGCGGACAGAACGCCAACATGCACATGTGCGAGGCGATGCTGGCCGCGTTCGAAGCCAGCGGCCAGTCGCGCTACCTCGAACGGGCGCTGATGCTGGCCGACCACATGACGCGTCGCCAGGCCGCGCACGCCGGCGGCCTGGTGTGGGAACACTACGACCGCGACTGGAACATCGACTGGGATTACCACCGCGACGATCCCAAGCATCTGTTCCGCCCGTGGGGATTCCAGCCCGGCCACCAGACCGAGTGGAGCAAGCTGCTGCTGATCCTCGATGGCCACCTGCGCAAGCGCGGCGTCTTCGCGCCGTGGTTGCGCGAGCGCGCGGCGCATCTGTTCGACACCGCATGCGCTGCCTCCTGGGATTCGCGCCAGGGCGGTCTGTTCTACGGTTTCTCGCCCGAGGCCGGTTACCCGGTCTGCGATCACGACAAGTACTTCTGGGTGCAGGCCGAGTCGCTCGCCGCGGCGGCGCGGTTGGCACAGGCCAGCGGCGATGCACGCTACTGGGACTGGTATCAGCGCCTGTGGGATTACTCGTGGCGCTTCTTCATCGATCACGAGCACGGCGCCTGGTACCGCATCCTCGATCGCAACAACCGCAAGTACAGCGATGAGAAGAGCCCGGCCGGCAAGACCGACTACCACACCATGGGCGCGTGCTACGACGTCCTCCACCTGCTGCGCGCGCACGCGCCGGAGCCTGTTGTCTGA
- a CDS encoding lauroyl acyltransferase, with product MTGFAARLLYASAALLGRLPWPWLLRLGDALAAWWRWRDVRESRVARINLELAYPDLLPAQRDELHRAILRTTARQVLETVRLWTRPHAENLGLLREQHGTGLMDAAIAAGRGVIIAAPHHGNWELLNQWLAWRTPLAILYRPPESAVVEAFLNLVRADSEHADAGHDAGNDGERVTQVRAEGPAIRQLFKRLNDGGVVGILPDQQPKAGDGEFAPFFGVQALTMTLLGRLAARTGATVLFAWCERVDTHTGHPGFALHIEAAPAAMADPDPKVAVAALNAAVEHIARRDPAQYQWTYKRYTLRPPGSGEENPYWNR from the coding sequence ATGACCGGCTTTGCCGCCCGCCTGCTCTACGCCTCCGCCGCCCTGCTCGGCCGCCTGCCCTGGCCGTGGCTGCTGCGCCTGGGCGATGCACTGGCGGCGTGGTGGCGCTGGCGCGATGTCCGCGAAAGCCGGGTGGCGCGGATCAACCTGGAGTTGGCCTACCCGGACCTGCTGCCGGCGCAGCGCGACGAGCTGCACCGCGCGATCCTGCGCACCACCGCGCGCCAGGTGCTGGAAACCGTGCGCCTGTGGACCCGCCCGCACGCCGAGAACCTCGGCCTGCTGCGCGAGCAGCACGGCACCGGACTGATGGATGCGGCGATCGCGGCCGGCCGCGGCGTGATCATCGCCGCCCCTCATCACGGCAACTGGGAGCTGCTCAACCAGTGGCTGGCCTGGCGCACGCCGCTGGCGATCTTGTACCGGCCGCCGGAGTCGGCGGTGGTCGAGGCGTTCCTCAACCTGGTCCGTGCTGATTCAGAGCACGCCGACGCCGGGCACGACGCTGGCAACGACGGCGAGCGCGTCACCCAAGTCCGCGCCGAAGGGCCGGCGATCCGCCAGCTGTTCAAGCGCCTCAACGACGGCGGCGTGGTCGGCATCCTGCCCGACCAGCAACCCAAGGCCGGCGACGGTGAGTTCGCGCCGTTCTTCGGCGTGCAGGCGCTGACGATGACCCTGCTCGGCCGCCTCGCCGCGCGTACCGGCGCGACCGTGCTGTTCGCCTGGTGCGAGCGCGTGGACACCCACACCGGCCATCCCGGTTTCGCCCTGCACATCGAGGCGGCACCGGCGGCGATGGCCGATCCGGATCCGAAGGTCGCCGTGGCCGCGCTCAACGCCGCAGTCGAGCACATCGCCCGCCGCGACCCGGCGCAATACCAGTGGACCTACAAACGCTATACGCTGCGACCGCCGGGTTCTGGGGAAGAGAACCCGTACTGGAACCGCTGA
- a CDS encoding PH domain-containing protein: MPDLPHAPPQDAPATGADSAAEWQPLPARARTLFLLGTVPVAIPFAFGGFIFTRVFDLSPLLAPLGLIVGLALGIWLGLKQYRHTFWRLDEDGLGLRRGRLWQRETRVPATRVQHLDLKRGPLQRRRNLATLVVHTAGTRHSSVSVPNLDAGDAERLRDRLGRQIDHDDDQ; this comes from the coding sequence ATGCCCGACTTGCCGCACGCCCCGCCTCAAGACGCGCCAGCCACCGGCGCCGATTCCGCCGCCGAATGGCAGCCCCTGCCCGCCCGCGCCCGCACCCTGTTCCTGCTGGGCACGGTGCCGGTGGCGATCCCGTTTGCGTTCGGCGGGTTCATCTTCACCCGGGTCTTCGACCTGTCGCCGCTGCTTGCCCCGCTGGGCCTGATCGTAGGTCTGGCGCTGGGCATCTGGCTCGGCCTGAAGCAGTACCGCCACACCTTCTGGCGCCTCGACGAGGACGGCCTGGGGCTGCGCCGCGGCCGCCTGTGGCAGCGCGAGACGCGGGTACCGGCCACGCGCGTGCAGCACCTGGACCTCAAGCGCGGTCCGCTGCAGCGCCGGCGCAACCTGGCGACGCTGGTGGTGCACACCGCCGGCACGCGCCACAGCTCGGTGTCGGTGCCGAACCTGGATGCCGGCGACGCAGAGCGCTTGCGCGACCGCCTCGGCCGCCAGATCGACCACGATGACGACCAGTAA
- a CDS encoding nuclear transport factor 2 family protein encodes MKTEQVAARLVELCRAGKFEEAQSELYADDAVSLEPEGSPQGAGGNVKGLAAIRAKSHQFHDSVEAFHGVTCTDPVVAGGWFSIVMGVDATYKGAGRIAMSEICVYQVRDGKIVHEQFFYDVEAPAA; translated from the coding sequence ATGAAAACCGAACAGGTGGCCGCAAGGCTGGTCGAGTTGTGCAGGGCAGGCAAGTTCGAAGAGGCCCAGAGTGAGCTTTACGCCGACGACGCGGTGAGCCTCGAGCCGGAGGGCTCCCCGCAGGGCGCCGGTGGCAACGTCAAGGGACTGGCGGCCATCCGGGCAAAGAGCCATCAGTTCCACGACAGCGTTGAAGCATTCCATGGCGTTACGTGCACCGATCCCGTTGTCGCCGGCGGTTGGTTCAGCATCGTCATGGGCGTGGATGCGACCTACAAGGGCGCGGGCCGCATCGCCATGAGCGAGATCTGCGTGTACCAGGTGCGCGACGGCAAGATCGTGCACGAGCAGTTCTTCTACGATGTGGAGGCGCCAGCAGCTTGA
- a CDS encoding PH domain-containing protein → MNGPVTTTEPERRLHPMSWLFVLLQQLKQFIVPLAVLLFFGRGSSDNGGSNELWPLIGVAVLVVTSLWQYFTYRYGVAGDHLVVRSGLLERSLRVIPFARIHNVALQQSLLHRLFGVAEVRLESAGGAKPEAQMRVLKLEDALALEALVRRRGAAPSADAVVDEPAAHTLLTLPLGEVLRLGLVSNRGMIVVGAAFAGSAQFNPKLIPNVFEAFGMRLFGYAGEQGFGPVEYAAAGLAVFAVLVGALRLLSMMLSLLQYYGFQLSEHGRRLTVERGLLARWRTSASRRRIQAWTLREGMLHRLLKRRSLEVDTAVAEDGRQQRALRELAPIATPAACDGLIEHLLPRADWLQLTWNPLPASSWWRLFLPSVPFVLIVSAVLCVRFGAWGLLVLLWLPWSAYKARRRAQRAAYAVGEDIIAVREGWWNRHWRFAEIDKLQALQLTRSPIDRRCGTATLWMDTSGAGALAPPLRVRFLPEAQARELYARLSRTLAQRPLRW, encoded by the coding sequence ATGAACGGACCCGTGACCACCACCGAGCCCGAACGCCGCCTGCATCCGATGTCGTGGCTGTTCGTGCTGCTGCAGCAGCTCAAGCAGTTCATCGTGCCGTTGGCGGTGCTGCTGTTCTTCGGTCGCGGCAGCTCTGACAATGGTGGCAGCAACGAGCTGTGGCCGCTGATCGGCGTCGCCGTGCTGGTAGTGACCTCGCTGTGGCAGTACTTCACCTACCGCTACGGCGTTGCCGGCGATCACCTGGTGGTGCGCAGCGGCCTGCTCGAGCGCAGCCTGCGGGTGATCCCGTTCGCGCGCATCCACAACGTCGCCCTGCAACAGTCGTTGCTGCACCGCCTGTTCGGCGTGGCCGAAGTGCGCCTGGAATCGGCCGGTGGCGCCAAGCCCGAGGCGCAGATGCGCGTACTCAAGCTCGAAGATGCGCTCGCATTGGAAGCACTTGTTCGACGTCGTGGCGCCGCCCCTTCCGCCGATGCGGTCGTCGATGAGCCCGCTGCCCACACCCTGCTGACCCTGCCGCTGGGCGAAGTGCTGCGGCTGGGGCTGGTCTCCAACCGCGGCATGATCGTGGTGGGTGCGGCGTTCGCCGGCTCGGCGCAGTTCAATCCCAAGCTCATCCCGAACGTGTTCGAAGCCTTCGGCATGCGCCTGTTCGGCTACGCCGGCGAGCAAGGTTTCGGTCCGGTCGAATATGCCGCCGCCGGGCTGGCGGTGTTCGCGGTGCTGGTCGGCGCGCTGCGGCTGTTGTCGATGATGCTGTCGCTGCTGCAGTACTACGGTTTCCAGTTGAGCGAGCACGGTCGCCGGCTCACGGTCGAGCGCGGCCTGCTCGCCCGCTGGCGCACCAGCGCCTCGCGCCGGCGCATCCAGGCCTGGACGCTGCGCGAAGGCATGCTGCACCGCCTGCTCAAGCGCCGCAGCCTCGAGGTCGATACCGCGGTGGCCGAGGATGGACGGCAGCAGCGCGCACTGCGTGAGCTGGCCCCGATCGCGACGCCGGCCGCCTGCGACGGCCTGATCGAACACCTGCTGCCGCGCGCGGACTGGCTGCAGCTGACGTGGAATCCGTTGCCGGCGTCGAGCTGGTGGCGGCTGTTCCTGCCATCGGTGCCGTTCGTGCTGATCGTGTCGGCGGTGCTGTGCGTGCGCTTCGGCGCGTGGGGCCTGCTGGTCCTGCTGTGGCTGCCGTGGTCGGCGTACAAGGCGCGCCGGCGCGCGCAGCGGGCCGCGTACGCCGTCGGCGAGGACATCATCGCGGTGCGCGAAGGCTGGTGGAACCGGCATTGGCGCTTCGCCGAGATCGACAAGCTGCAGGCCCTGCAGCTGACGCGTTCGCCGATCGACCGCCGCTGCGGCACGGCCACGCTGTGGATGGACACCAGCGGCGCCGGCGCACTGGCGCCGCCGTTGCGCGTGCGCTTCCTGCCCGAGGCGCAGGCGCGGGAACTGTATGCGCGGCTGTCGCGCACGCTGGCGCAGCGGCCGCTGCGCTGGTGA